In a single window of the Micromonospora sp. WMMD1155 genome:
- a CDS encoding VTT domain-containing protein has translation MTQWLAQIGELPVLLLMGSLGLVMLFDAVPLLGVLVPGDVAILAAVGVGRPSTGLATFAAVLVGCLAGWSLSFLVGRRYAEQLRHSRIGDWIGEARWAAAEGILRRGGGRMMIVAPFLPVFNALLPLAAGGLRMSYRRFLGCATLGAAAWAGLYLALGTAARSVAGLLPGEPSPLVITMGVGLVLASVVLLGARRRLFAVAS, from the coding sequence ATGACGCAATGGCTGGCCCAGATCGGAGAACTGCCTGTTCTGCTGCTTATGGGCTCGCTCGGGCTCGTCATGCTCTTCGATGCCGTACCCCTGCTGGGTGTCCTGGTCCCCGGCGACGTGGCGATCCTCGCCGCCGTCGGGGTGGGCCGCCCGTCCACCGGGCTGGCCACCTTCGCCGCCGTCCTGGTCGGCTGCCTGGCCGGCTGGTCGCTGAGTTTCCTGGTCGGTCGCCGCTACGCCGAGCAGCTCCGACACAGCCGGATCGGCGACTGGATCGGCGAGGCACGCTGGGCGGCGGCGGAGGGCATCCTGCGTCGTGGCGGCGGCCGGATGATGATCGTCGCGCCGTTCCTGCCCGTGTTCAACGCGCTGCTTCCGCTGGCCGCCGGTGGGCTGCGGATGTCGTACCGCCGATTCCTGGGATGCGCCACGCTCGGCGCGGCCGCCTGGGCCGGTCTCTACCTCGCGCTGGGCACCGCGGCGCGGTCCGTCGCCGGGCTGCTGCCCGGTGAGCCCAGCCCGCTGGTGATCACGATGGGGGTCGGGCTGGTGCTGGCTTCCGTCGTGTTGCTGGGGGCGCGGCGGCGGCTGTTTGCTGTGGCTTCTTGA
- a CDS encoding MBL fold metallo-hydrolase, producing the protein MTYSGDVTPGGAPAVRELDGLTISKLSVGPMDNNAYLLRCTSTGDQVLIDAANEAPRLLELVGDGGLTAVVTTHQHMDHWVALEEVVAKTGARALVHAEDAAGLPIEAERLSDGDTVPVGDCALEVIHVKGHTPGSIALLYRDPAGTPHLFTGDSLFPGGVGNTDKDPERFAALIDDVEHKLFDRLPDDTWFYPGHGKDSTLGAERPALPQWKARGW; encoded by the coding sequence ATGACATACAGCGGAGACGTCACCCCCGGCGGAGCGCCGGCGGTACGCGAGCTGGACGGGCTCACCATCAGCAAGCTGTCGGTGGGCCCGATGGACAACAACGCCTACCTGCTGCGCTGCACGAGCACCGGTGACCAGGTGCTGATCGACGCCGCCAACGAGGCGCCCCGGCTGCTGGAGTTGGTCGGCGACGGCGGGCTCACCGCCGTGGTGACGACCCACCAGCACATGGATCACTGGGTGGCGCTGGAGGAGGTGGTCGCCAAGACCGGCGCCCGGGCCCTGGTGCACGCCGAGGACGCGGCCGGGCTGCCGATCGAGGCGGAGCGTCTGTCCGATGGCGACACCGTGCCGGTGGGCGACTGCGCGCTGGAGGTCATCCACGTCAAGGGGCACACCCCGGGTTCGATCGCGCTGCTCTACCGCGACCCGGCCGGCACGCCGCACCTCTTCACCGGGGACAGCCTCTTCCCCGGTGGCGTGGGAAACACGGACAAGGACCCGGAGCGCTTCGCCGCGCTGATCGACGACGTCGAACACAAGCTGTTCGACCGCCTCCCCGACGACACCTGGTTCTACCCGGGCCACGGCAAGGACAGCACCCTGGGCGCGGAACGCCCCGCCCTCCCCCAGTGGAAAGCCAGAGGCTGGTAA
- a CDS encoding maleylpyruvate isomerase family mycothiol-dependent enzyme, translating into MTTDPLLLMGEVDAATSRLLRTAASFDEADLAAASLLPGWTRGHVLAHLARNADGFVNLLTSARTGQDRPMYASLEVRNADIEAGSGRPPAEHLDDLRRSADLFAEAVAAMPAEAWAATVQARLGPWPAALLVWGRLREIEVHHLDLAAGYRAADWSATFTQRLLREAASHHAMAPTPPSMVLRLDGSEHDVVIGDRDGAPIVAGPAPDLAAWLIGRADGAPLSVTPDGPLPTPPEWI; encoded by the coding sequence GTGACCACGGATCCGCTGTTGCTGATGGGCGAGGTGGACGCGGCCACCAGCCGGCTGCTGCGTACCGCCGCTTCTTTCGACGAGGCGGACCTGGCCGCGGCGTCGCTGCTGCCGGGCTGGACGCGCGGCCACGTGCTGGCGCATCTGGCGCGCAACGCGGACGGCTTCGTGAACCTGCTCACCTCGGCGCGCACCGGGCAGGACCGGCCGATGTACGCCTCGTTGGAGGTCCGCAACGCGGACATCGAGGCCGGATCGGGCCGTCCGCCCGCCGAGCACCTGGACGACCTGCGGCGCAGCGCGGACCTCTTCGCCGAGGCGGTCGCGGCGATGCCGGCCGAGGCGTGGGCGGCGACGGTGCAGGCGCGTCTGGGCCCGTGGCCGGCGGCGCTGCTGGTCTGGGGTCGCCTGCGCGAGATCGAGGTGCACCACCTCGACCTGGCCGCCGGCTACCGGGCCGCCGACTGGTCGGCCACGTTCACCCAACGGCTGCTGCGCGAGGCGGCGAGCCACCACGCCATGGCGCCGACACCGCCCTCGATGGTGCTGCGCCTCGACGGCAGCGAGCACGACGTGGTGATCGGTGACCGTGACGGCGCCCCGATCGTCGCCGGTCCCGCCCCCGACCTCGCCGCCTGGCTGATCGGCCGCGCCGACGGCGCCCCGCTCTCCGTCACCCCTGACGGTCCCCTGCCTACTCCACCGGAATGGATCTGA
- the rsgA gene encoding ribosome small subunit-dependent GTPase A, producing MTIDLTTLGWDAERAAYAERRGEHHPGRVARVDRGVCTVLTATGPIRASLGGTVLAAAARDPSALPCAGDWVLLTHWPDGRVTVEVVLPRRSALIRRTAGKDASGQVLAANLDAAAVVEPVHPEPDVGRIERLLSLAHESGARPLVVLTKADLAADPAALARQLAAVAPGVPVLPVSAERGVGLDPLRAEVTPGRTLGLLGPSGAGKSSLVNALAGTVTMPTQAIRRVDGKGRHTTTWRALVPIPGGGAVIDTPGVRAVGLLDGAAGLDRAFADIAGLAEGCRYADCGHDGEPACAVREALHTGELSTRRWESWRRLQGEVAHESRRREARVAAERRGGWRSARRRAARPPRPGGY from the coding sequence ATGACGATCGATTTGACCACCCTCGGCTGGGACGCCGAGCGAGCGGCGTACGCCGAGCGACGCGGCGAGCACCACCCGGGTCGGGTGGCCCGCGTGGACCGGGGGGTCTGCACGGTGCTCACCGCGACCGGCCCGATCCGGGCCAGCCTGGGCGGGACGGTGTTGGCCGCCGCCGCCCGGGATCCGTCCGCCCTACCCTGCGCCGGTGACTGGGTACTGCTCACCCACTGGCCGGACGGTCGCGTCACCGTCGAGGTGGTGCTGCCGCGCCGGAGCGCGCTGATCCGGCGTACCGCCGGCAAGGACGCCAGCGGGCAGGTGCTGGCCGCCAACCTCGACGCCGCCGCCGTGGTGGAGCCGGTGCACCCCGAGCCGGACGTGGGGCGCATCGAACGGCTGCTGTCCCTGGCCCACGAGTCCGGCGCCCGGCCGCTGGTCGTGCTGACCAAGGCCGACCTCGCGGCCGACCCGGCCGCGCTGGCCCGGCAACTCGCGGCTGTCGCACCCGGGGTGCCGGTGCTGCCGGTCAGCGCCGAGCGGGGCGTCGGGCTGGACCCGCTGCGCGCCGAGGTCACCCCGGGCCGCACGCTCGGCCTGCTCGGGCCCTCCGGCGCGGGCAAGTCGAGCCTGGTCAACGCCCTCGCCGGCACCGTGACGATGCCCACGCAGGCGATCCGCCGGGTCGACGGCAAGGGCCGGCACACCACGACGTGGCGGGCCCTCGTACCGATCCCCGGCGGGGGTGCGGTGATCGACACGCCCGGCGTACGCGCTGTCGGCCTGCTCGACGGCGCGGCCGGGCTCGACCGGGCGTTCGCCGACATCGCCGGGCTGGCCGAGGGTTGCCGGTACGCCGACTGCGGGCACGACGGCGAGCCCGCCTGCGCGGTCCGGGAGGCGCTGCACACCGGCGAACTCTCCACCCGGCGGTGGGAGAGTTGGCGGCGGCTACAGGGAGAGGTGGCCCACGAGAGTCGACGGCGGGAGGCGCGGGTGGCGGCGGAGCGGCGCGGCGGCTGGCGGTCGGCCCGACGCCGGGCGGCCCGTCCGCCGAGGCCCGGCGGCTACTGA
- the uvrA gene encoding excinuclease ABC subunit UvrA: MADRLIIRGAREHNLRDVSLDLPRDALIVFTGLSGSGKSSLAFDTIFAEGQRRYVESLSSYARQFLGQMDKPDVDFIEGLSPAVSIDQKSTSRNPRSTVGTITEVYDYLRLLFARIGEPHCPVCGERISRQSPQQIVDRVLAMTEGTKFMVLAPVIRGRKGEYVDLFAELQAKGYARARVDGVVYPLTEPPKLKKQEKHTIEVVIDRLTVKPSAKQRLTDSVEAALGLSSGLVLLDFVDLPEDDPDRERRYSEHLACPNDHPLAIEDLEPRVFSFNAPYGACPECTGLGTKKEVDPELLIPDPERSLREGAIQPWSTGHNLEYFLRLLEALGEAQHFDVDTPWRALPARAQKTILHGSDDQVHVRYRNKYGRERSYYTGFEGVVQWIERRHSDTESEWSRDKYEGYMRDVPCAACGGARLKPEVLAVTLAGKSIAEVCNLSVGECADLLAGIELSDRQKLIAERVLKEINARLRFLLDVGLDYLSLDRPAGTLSGGEAQRIRLATQIGSGLVGVLYVLDEPSIGLHQRDNHRLIETLVRLRGLGNTLIVVEHDEDTIRVADWIVDIGPGAGEHGGEIVHSGSVPALLKNKESITGAYLSGRRSIPTPSTRRAPDPARELVVHGAREHNLRNLTVSFPLGQLIAVTGVSGSGKSTLVNDILYAVLANQINGARLVPGRHTRVSGLEHVDKVVGVDQSPIGRTPRSNPATYTGVWDHVRKLFAETTEAKVRGYGPGRFSFNVKGGRCEACSGDGTIKIEMNFLPDVYVPCEVCKGARYNRETLEVHYKGKTVSDVLEMPIEEAAEFFSAIPAIHRHLKTLVDVGLGYVRLGQPAPTLSGGEAQRVKLASELQKRSTGRTVYVLDEPTTGLHFEDIRKLLMVLEGLVDKGNTVITIEHNLDVIKSADWLIDMGPEGGHRGGTVLATGTPEEVAEVAESHTGEFLRQVLKLDGAAKGAAAATNRAAKANGTTKARASRKVPAGAR; the protein is encoded by the coding sequence GTGGCCGACCGACTGATCATCCGTGGCGCGCGCGAGCACAATCTGCGTGACGTCAGTCTCGACCTGCCCCGGGACGCACTCATCGTTTTCACCGGGCTGTCCGGGTCGGGCAAGTCGAGCCTGGCCTTCGACACGATCTTCGCCGAGGGTCAGCGCCGCTACGTCGAGTCGCTCTCGTCGTACGCCCGGCAGTTCCTCGGCCAGATGGACAAGCCAGACGTCGACTTCATCGAGGGCCTGAGCCCCGCCGTCTCGATCGACCAGAAGTCCACCTCGCGCAACCCGCGCTCGACCGTCGGCACCATCACCGAGGTCTACGACTACCTCCGCCTGCTCTTCGCCCGCATCGGCGAGCCGCACTGCCCGGTCTGTGGCGAGCGCATCTCCCGGCAGAGCCCCCAGCAGATCGTCGACCGGGTCCTCGCGATGACCGAGGGCACCAAGTTCATGGTGCTCGCGCCGGTCATCCGGGGCCGCAAGGGTGAGTACGTCGACCTCTTCGCCGAGTTGCAGGCCAAGGGCTACGCCCGGGCCCGGGTCGACGGCGTGGTCTACCCGCTGACCGAGCCACCGAAGCTCAAGAAGCAGGAGAAGCACACCATCGAGGTGGTGATCGACCGGCTCACCGTCAAGCCCAGCGCCAAGCAGCGGCTGACCGACTCGGTCGAGGCGGCGCTGGGTCTCTCCAGCGGCCTGGTGCTGCTCGACTTCGTCGACCTCCCGGAGGACGACCCGGACCGGGAGCGCCGCTACTCCGAGCACCTCGCCTGCCCCAACGACCACCCGCTCGCCATCGAGGACCTCGAACCCCGGGTCTTCTCCTTCAACGCGCCGTACGGCGCCTGCCCGGAGTGCACCGGCCTGGGCACCAAGAAGGAGGTCGACCCGGAGCTGCTGATCCCCGACCCCGAGCGCAGCCTGCGCGAGGGCGCGATCCAACCCTGGTCCACCGGGCACAACCTGGAATACTTCCTGCGCCTCTTGGAGGCGCTCGGCGAGGCCCAGCACTTCGACGTCGACACCCCGTGGCGGGCGTTGCCGGCGCGGGCCCAGAAGACGATCCTGCACGGCTCCGACGACCAGGTGCACGTGCGCTACCGCAACAAGTACGGTCGCGAGCGCTCCTACTACACCGGCTTCGAGGGCGTGGTGCAGTGGATCGAGCGCCGGCACTCCGACACCGAGTCCGAGTGGTCCCGCGACAAGTACGAGGGCTACATGCGCGACGTGCCGTGCGCGGCGTGCGGGGGCGCCCGGCTCAAGCCCGAGGTGCTCGCGGTCACCCTCGCGGGCAAGAGCATCGCCGAGGTCTGCAACCTCTCCGTGGGGGAGTGCGCCGACCTGCTCGCCGGCATCGAGCTGAGCGACCGGCAGAAGCTGATCGCGGAGCGGGTCCTGAAGGAGATCAACGCCCGGCTGCGGTTCCTGCTCGACGTCGGTCTGGACTACCTCTCCCTGGACCGGCCGGCCGGCACCCTGTCCGGCGGCGAGGCGCAGCGCATCCGCCTCGCCACCCAGATCGGCTCCGGCCTGGTGGGCGTGCTCTACGTGCTCGACGAGCCGTCGATCGGGCTGCACCAACGCGACAACCACCGGCTGATCGAGACCCTGGTCCGGCTTCGCGGGCTGGGCAACACGCTGATCGTGGTGGAGCACGACGAGGACACCATCCGCGTCGCGGACTGGATCGTCGACATCGGGCCGGGCGCCGGTGAGCACGGCGGCGAGATCGTGCACAGCGGCTCGGTGCCCGCGCTGCTGAAGAACAAGGAGTCGATCACCGGGGCGTACCTGTCCGGTCGTCGGTCGATCCCGACACCGTCGACCCGTCGCGCACCGGACCCGGCCCGGGAGTTGGTGGTGCACGGGGCGCGGGAGCACAACCTGCGCAACCTCACCGTCTCGTTCCCGCTGGGCCAACTGATCGCGGTCACCGGGGTCAGCGGCTCGGGCAAGTCGACGCTTGTCAACGACATCCTGTACGCGGTGCTGGCCAACCAGATCAACGGCGCCCGGCTGGTGCCCGGCCGACACACCCGGGTCTCCGGTCTGGAGCACGTCGACAAGGTCGTCGGCGTGGACCAGTCGCCGATCGGTCGTACGCCGCGCTCCAACCCGGCCACCTACACCGGGGTGTGGGACCACGTCCGCAAGCTCTTCGCCGAGACCACCGAGGCGAAGGTCCGCGGGTACGGTCCGGGTCGGTTCTCGTTCAACGTCAAGGGCGGGCGCTGCGAGGCGTGCTCCGGCGACGGCACCATCAAGATCGAGATGAACTTCCTGCCCGACGTGTACGTCCCCTGCGAGGTCTGCAAGGGCGCCCGGTACAACAGGGAGACCCTCGAGGTGCACTACAAGGGCAAGACCGTCTCGGACGTGCTGGAGATGCCGATCGAGGAGGCCGCCGAGTTCTTCTCCGCCATCCCGGCCATCCACCGGCACCTCAAGACCCTCGTCGACGTCGGCCTGGGCTACGTACGCCTCGGTCAGCCCGCCCCCACCCTCTCCGGTGGCGAGGCGCAGCGGGTCAAGCTCGCGTCCGAGCTGCAGAAGCGCTCCACCGGGCGGACGGTCTACGTGCTCGACGAGCCGACCACCGGTCTGCACTTCGAGGACATCCGCAAGCTGCTGATGGTGCTCGAAGGGCTCGTCGACAAGGGCAACACGGTGATCACCATCGAGCACAACCTCGACGTGATCAAGTCCGCCGACTGGCTGATCGACATGGGTCCGGAGGGCGGTCACCGGGGCGGCACGGTGCTCGCCACCGGCACCCCGGAGGAGGTCGCCGAGGTGGCCGAGAGCCACACCGGCGAGTTCCTGCGCCAGGTGCTCAAGCTCGACGGCGCGGCCAAGGGCGCGGCCGCCGCCACCAACCGCGCCGCCAAGGCCAACGGCACGACCAAGGCGCGGGCGAGCCGAAAGGTGCCGGCCGGAGCGCGCTGA
- a CDS encoding Rieske (2Fe-2S) protein, translating to MSDDQALTGPGTQTRRTLLTGVGAVGAAVVLAACGSDDGSGSDTPTSGGPAVPSTGDAGGGDRQNAQSLATTADIPVGGGKILAAEGVVITQPTAGEFKGFSPICTHQNCPVSNVDGGTINCTCHGSKFSIEDGSVKAGPATKPLPPKDIKVTGDQISLA from the coding sequence ATGAGTGACGATCAGGCGCTGACCGGTCCGGGTACGCAAACACGTCGCACCCTGCTCACCGGCGTCGGGGCAGTCGGCGCGGCCGTCGTCCTGGCGGCCTGCGGCAGCGACGACGGCAGCGGCAGCGACACCCCCACCAGTGGCGGTCCGGCCGTGCCCAGCACCGGCGACGCGGGCGGCGGCGACCGGCAGAACGCCCAGTCGCTGGCCACCACCGCCGACATCCCGGTCGGCGGCGGCAAGATCCTCGCCGCCGAGGGCGTGGTCATCACCCAGCCCACGGCCGGCGAGTTCAAGGGCTTCAGCCCGATCTGTACGCACCAGAACTGCCCGGTGTCGAACGTCGACGGCGGCACCATCAACTGCACCTGCCACGGCAGCAAGTTCTCGATCGAGGACGGCTCGGTGAAGGCCGGTCCGGCCACCAAGCCGCTGCCGCCGAAGGACATCAAGGTCACCGGGGACCAGATCTCGCTGGCCTGA
- the uvrC gene encoding excinuclease ABC subunit UvrC, with product MADPSTYRPAPGTIPELPGVYRFRDGTGRVIYVGKARNLRSRLNSYFGDVWNLHERTRQMVTTAESVDWITVATEVEALQQEFTWIKQYDPRFNVRYRDDKSYPYLAVTLNEEYPRLQVMRGAKRKGVRYFGPYSHAWAIRETLDLLLRVFPARTCSAGVFKRAGQVGRPCLLGYIGKCSAPCVGTVSADEHRAIVDGFCDFMAGRTDTMVRKIEREMLEASEQLEFERAARLRDDVAALRRAMEKQTVVLGDGTDADVVAFADDPLEAAVQVFHVRDGRVRGQRGWVVEKTEDLTTGDLVHHFCTQVYGGEHGEADVPRELLVPELPADADALAEWLSSHRGSRVSLRVPQRGDKRALMETVERNAKDALARHKLKRSGDLTTRGKALDEISEALGMSTSPLRIECFDISQIQGTDVVASMVVFEDGLPRKSEYRRFIVRGATDDLSAMSEVLRRRFARYLDARAETGEVGVESADDPTTPDETAEPQVGVLIDPTTGRPRKFAYPPQLVVVDGGAPQVAAAAQALADLGIDDVALCGLAKRLEEVWLPDDEFPVILPRTSEGLYLLQRVRDEAHRFAITFHRQRRSKRMTESALDHVPGLGEVRRKALLRHFGSLKRLSAATVEEITEVPGVGRRTAEAILAALDTGTKADESAESNPTT from the coding sequence GTGGCTGACCCCTCGACCTACCGCCCCGCGCCCGGCACCATCCCGGAGCTACCGGGGGTCTACCGCTTCCGCGACGGCACCGGCCGGGTGATCTACGTCGGCAAGGCGAGGAACCTGCGCAGTCGGCTCAACTCCTACTTCGGCGACGTGTGGAACCTGCACGAGCGCACCCGTCAGATGGTCACCACCGCCGAGTCGGTGGACTGGATCACCGTCGCCACCGAGGTCGAGGCGCTCCAACAGGAGTTCACCTGGATCAAGCAGTACGACCCGCGGTTCAACGTCCGCTACCGCGACGACAAGTCGTACCCCTATCTGGCCGTCACCCTCAACGAGGAATACCCCCGGCTGCAGGTGATGCGCGGTGCCAAGCGCAAGGGAGTGCGCTACTTCGGTCCGTACTCGCACGCCTGGGCCATCCGGGAGACCCTCGACCTGCTGCTGCGGGTGTTCCCCGCCCGGACGTGCTCCGCGGGTGTCTTCAAGCGGGCTGGTCAGGTCGGCCGTCCCTGCCTGCTCGGCTACATCGGCAAGTGCTCGGCGCCGTGCGTCGGCACCGTCTCCGCCGACGAACACCGCGCCATCGTCGACGGGTTCTGCGACTTCATGGCCGGTCGCACCGACACCATGGTCCGCAAGATCGAGCGCGAGATGCTCGAGGCGAGCGAGCAACTCGAGTTCGAGCGGGCCGCCCGACTGCGCGACGACGTCGCCGCGCTGCGCCGGGCCATGGAGAAGCAGACCGTGGTGTTGGGCGACGGCACCGACGCCGACGTGGTCGCGTTCGCCGACGACCCCCTCGAAGCGGCAGTGCAGGTCTTCCACGTCCGCGACGGCCGGGTCCGGGGCCAGCGCGGCTGGGTGGTGGAGAAGACCGAGGACCTGACCACCGGTGACCTGGTCCATCACTTCTGCACCCAGGTGTACGGGGGCGAGCACGGCGAAGCCGACGTCCCCCGGGAGTTGCTGGTGCCCGAGCTGCCCGCCGACGCCGACGCGCTGGCGGAGTGGCTCTCCAGCCACCGGGGCAGCCGGGTGTCGCTGCGGGTGCCGCAGCGCGGTGACAAGCGCGCGCTGATGGAGACCGTCGAGCGCAACGCCAAGGACGCGCTGGCCCGGCACAAGCTCAAGCGCTCCGGTGACCTGACCACCCGCGGCAAGGCGTTGGACGAGATCAGCGAGGCGCTGGGCATGAGCACCTCACCCCTGCGCATCGAGTGCTTCGACATCTCCCAGATCCAGGGCACCGACGTGGTGGCCAGCATGGTGGTCTTCGAAGACGGCCTGCCCCGCAAGAGCGAATACCGGCGGTTCATCGTCCGTGGCGCCACCGACGACCTCTCCGCGATGTCCGAGGTGTTGCGCCGTCGCTTCGCCCGCTACCTGGATGCACGGGCCGAGACGGGTGAGGTGGGGGTCGAGTCCGCCGACGACCCGACCACCCCGGACGAGACGGCTGAGCCGCAGGTGGGTGTCCTGATCGATCCGACCACCGGCCGGCCGCGGAAGTTCGCGTACCCGCCGCAGTTGGTCGTCGTCGACGGCGGCGCCCCGCAGGTCGCCGCCGCCGCGCAGGCCCTCGCCGACCTGGGCATCGACGACGTGGCGCTGTGCGGGCTCGCCAAGCGGCTGGAGGAGGTGTGGCTTCCCGACGACGAGTTCCCGGTCATCCTGCCGCGCACCTCGGAGGGTCTCTACCTGCTGCAACGGGTCCGCGACGAGGCCCACCGGTTCGCCATCACCTTCCACCGGCAACGCCGGTCGAAGCGGATGACCGAGTCGGCGCTCGACCACGTGCCCGGCCTCGGGGAGGTACGCCGCAAGGCGCTGCTACGACACTTCGGCTCACTCAAGCGACTCTCCGCCGCGACAGTCGAGGAGATCACCGAAGTGCCCGGTGTGGGCCGGCGTACCGCCGAGGCGATCCTCGCCGCCCTCGACACCGGCACGAAGGCCGACGAGTCCGCAGAGTCGAACCCGACAACCTGA